AGAAGCCAGCATATGATGCCCCCGCTGGGGCTGTTTCGAACTTGGCCCAGTCCAGCCCCAGCAATTCTTTTGATAGGCGTTCCATTTCTTCCTTTGTTTGGACGAATTCAAGCTTTAAAGCTTGGGCCAGTTCCTCATTGCTGATCAAACCAGCAATTTTCCCACTGGCCTCCCATTCTTCGATCCTTCCCCTTGCAATGCGAATCAAACTTTCTTTCATTGCCTCGTGTGCTGCACTTCCCGGGTTGATAGAAGTAAAAGAGTATCGCTCTTCGTTCTCCCCGTTGTTGGGAGCACTCTCAATACCGGGAGTCGAGGTGGAAGAAGACGACGCGGACGAGACGGATTGTGGTGGAGTAAAGAATTGTTCTTTGTCCGAATCCGTCTCGGAGGATGCATGGCCGATAAGGGAGTCCGACGGAGAAGCCGGGTCCGAATCCGTCTCGGAGGATGCATGGCCGATAAGGGAGTCCGACGGAGAAGCCGGAGTCGCCGGAGACTCTGAGCTTGATGCGCCTGATGTCCCCTCGCCGAAAGGGATCATCATATGGGTGAACTCCTCGCCTGTGAGCAGCGCTCGTAAAGCAAAGC
This DNA window, taken from Capsicum annuum cultivar Jeju mitochondrion, complete genome, encodes the following:
- the orf166 gene encoding hypothetical protein, which gives rise to MRIKLSFIASCAALPGLIEVKEYRSSFSPLLGALSIPGVEVEEDDADETDCGGVKNCSLSESVSEDAWPIRESDGEAGSESVSEDAWPIRESDGEAGVAGDSELDAPDVPSPKGIIIWVNSSPVSSARKAKPTLKASPAEQQQPNPLRGKDRARPPRKNPTFESKA